Proteins encoded within one genomic window of Anastrepha ludens isolate Willacy chromosome 4, idAnaLude1.1, whole genome shotgun sequence:
- the LOC128861663 gene encoding uncharacterized protein LOC128861663, protein MSFNNGGTDFDFLLTEDFLLFLDLCRDPNQVFKPNSGESCLAQTWLDKLCRYECKDLDERRLRNIYMSYLCCCLIEGVLKGPFASYPRAGPLQRVNFNPKQKQPLSCPPLSKVKSYKECEDTKNRYNDSCEQQLSICCCSKDDRFNDVSVGVGGGGSGGSGGSEVMRCCPEVRFSTDIQCKPEDAPKRTSGHVFSEYMLREITSPGAYNTFKSCDSCQEYDPHGQAKVMMRQDVQNLLQAIGAELRGYVGCGCNDYLESELSRYKNFIMNFSSIACALAKMESLPALRSFLLINLQNDLIKLLSDNCL, encoded by the exons ATGTCGTTCAATAATGGCGGAACGGATTTTGATTTTCTCCTCACTGAGGATTTTCTACTATTCCTCGACTTATGTCGCGATCCAAATCAGGTCTTCAAGCCGAATTCCGGTGAAAGTTGCTTGGCTCAAACGTGGCTAGATAAACTCTGCCGCTACGAATGCAAAGATTTAGATGAACGACGTCTGCGCAATATCTACATGAGTTATCTGTGCTGTTGCCTTATTGAGGGCGTGCTAAAGGGACCCTTCGCTAGTTACCCGCGTGCTGGTCCCTTACAAAGGGTGAATTTCAATCCCAAACAGAAGCAGCCGCTTTCCTGTCCTCCATTGAGCAAAG TTAAGTCATACAAGGAGTGTGAAGATACGAAGAATCGTTACAATGATAGCTGCGAACAACAACtgagtatttgttgttgtagtaaggatgatagatttaatGATGTCAGTGTCGGTGTTGGGGGCGGTGGCAGTGGTGGCAGTGGTGGCAGTGAAGTCATGCGTTGTTGTCCAGAAGTACGTTTCAGTACAGATATACAATGCAAGCCTGAAGATGCGCCAAAGCGGACGTCGGGCCACGTTTTCAGCGAGTATATGCTGCGCGAGATTACGTCGCCTGGTGCGTATAACACTTTCAAATCGTGTGACTCGTGTCAGGAATATGATCCACATGGGCAAGCGAAGGTGATGATGCGGCAGGATGTGCAGAACTTATTGCAGGCAATTGGAGCAGAATTGCGTGGTTATGTCGGCTGTGGATGCAATGACTATTTGGAAAGTGAATTGTCGCGTTATAAGAATTTCATAATGAATTTCTCGAGCATAGCTTGCGCTTTGGCTAAGATGGAATCGCTACCGGCATTGCGTTCGTTTCTtctgataaatttacaaaatgattTGATTAAATTACTTTCAGACAATTGTCTTTGA
- the LOC128861662 gene encoding uncharacterized protein LOC128861662 produces MGSEENINYQLAENFIFFHDILKQPEEVFDCRSREYELASAWLNKLSTGIFETTEELRQRNIYMSHLVACLNYGKLTGPFLSPPKQNPFHDTADFQTKVKARRICQRPTPGMSASEKACAAAIRPTPCECDYVCCDNDESRRDQKKDCNGSSFDRICGYMKQYVNVPACLEASIQPILKVHQGQYQTRETGNNKTKVPSAPSYANGDRYERGAGASGVSYRDCGNVVMKSGKKEGDNTRKNMEFAEQQTYGRIRALLDVIFSELSGESTPGTNDFLESELARYKNFIMNYSVMGANMLQWKSQPALRSFLLMQLQNDLVKLLNESS; encoded by the coding sequence ATGGGTTCAGAGGAAAATATCAATTACCAGTTGGCggaaaactttatattttttcacgATATTTTGAAGCAACCCGAAGAAGTGTTCGATTGCCGGTCACGTGAATACGAATTGGCGTCCGCCTGGCTAAATAAATTGTCGACGGGTATATTTGAAACAACCGAAGAGCTGCGACAGCGCAACATTTATATGAGTCATTTGGTGGCTTGTCTTAATTATGGCAAACTCACCGGACCATTCTTATCCCCACCCAAGCAGAACCCATTCCACGATACCGCCGATTTTCAGACTAAGGTGAAGGCGCGACGTATCTGTCAACGTCCAACGCCTGGTATGTCGGCGTCGGAAAAGGCCTGCGCCGCTGCAATTAGGCCAACTCCATGTGAATGCGATTATGTGTGTTGTGACAACGACGAAAGCCGTCGGGACCAGAAGAAGGATTGCAATGGATCATCATTCGATCGTATCTGTGGCTATATGAAGCAATATGTAAATGTGCCTGCTTGCCTGGAAGCAAGTATACAGCCTATATTAAAAGTGCATCAAGGCCAATATCAAACAAGGGAAACTggcaacaataaaacaaaagtgcCGTCCGCGCCGTCCTATGCCAATGGTGATAGATATGAAAGAGGTGCTGGAGCTAGCGGTGTTAGCTATAGAGATTGTGGCAATGTAGTCATGAAAAGCGGAAAAAAGGAAGGTGACAATACACGGAAAAATATGGAGTTTGCAGAACAACAGACATATGGACGCATAAGAGCATTGCTAGATGTGATATTTTCAGAGCTAAGTGGCGAGTCTACACCTGGCACCAATGATTTTCTCGAATCTGAGCTGGCACGCTACAAGAATTTCATAATGAACTATTCGGTTATGGGGGCCAATATGTTACAGTGGAAATCTCAGCCAGCGTTGCGTTCATTTTTGCTGATGCAATTGCAAAATGATTTGGTGAAATTGTTGAATGAAAGCTCCTAG
- the LOC128861660 gene encoding uncharacterized protein LOC128861660, with translation MLYHKIVILLLAIEGCSATSVFDLDIWHRTLAVSYTDLVVTQKACEIAKQHDSYIYIVYTSNVRQDDSIFGLEFNLLKCMSELPTHIIDVEKLTKEREREYNSFSIFVLPTSAAAASVYLQRIIGLLNEKQTRKHFHKYTFIWRDAQIAQLGELFEAIWQRKILNAIAITDVQHIYTFEPFTPAGFALKRITNGQYFYDKLKNLHHHQLRITMFTDFLRAIPKRNRENGYDGVDGLLASSIVSYLNATANYTQPADNENYGDCLPNGSFSGVLKHLIAGDADVSFNARFTLPCMEGHIEKLYPYFKRKLYLIVPAAKMQPEYLIFITAFTYALWRLLSLNFVVVTVTFALLNHWTERLPHAAPMKHAHWYELVEMFVKTQLGEPVAGFSRISSLREFLMAWILFSYVLTTIYFAKLESSFVQPVYEDQMDSLDDLDKLDVTIFGVHTLFTTVQQALKPAHWRAIEKRAVSLPLHFSSFQYALPLSMRKNGHVAFVLRGETAKDFVLKSYDIERRRPRFHVVKEYLRSMPQTYILERGSPFRYKFQLYQSSIFESGLMECWCNKNLHYSSQSESQEMEEIYVELPDDSEFDLNNSAESGGGNANRTRKRVVLSLTILQGAFYLWCFGILLSVIGFVLEYVYWLRGKKKRFNVE, from the coding sequence atgctGTACCACAAGATAGTCATATTACTTTTAGCCATTGAAGGCTGTTCAGCAACTTCGGTATTTGATTTGGATATTTGGCATAGAACACTCGCAGTTTCCTACACCGATTTGGTTGTGACTCAAAAAGCGTGTGAAATTGCTAAGCAGCACGATTCATACATCTATATAGTCTACACAAGCAATGTGCGGCAGGACGATTCAATATTTGGTTTGGAgttcaatttattaaaatgcatGTCCGAATTACCCACACACATAATAGATGTGGAGAAGCTAACGAAAGAGCGTGAACGCGAATATAACAGTTTTAGCATTTTTGTATTACCAACATCCGCTGCAGCAGCATCGGTGTATTTGCAACGCATCATCGGCCTGTTGAATGAGAAGCAAACACGTAAACATTTCCACAAATACACTTTCATCTGGCGAGATGCACAAATCGCACAGCTGGGCGAACTCTTCGAAGCGATTTGGCAGCGTAAGATACTAAACGCAATTGCCATAACTGATGTCCAGCACATCTACACATTTGAGCCTTTCACGCCAGCTGGGTTCGCTTTGAAACGGATCACGAATGGCCAGTATTTCTAtgacaaattgaaaaatctaCATCATCATCAGCTACGCATCACAATGTTTACGGACTTTTTGCGCGCCATACCCAAACGCAATCGCGAAAATGGCTACGACGGCGTAGATGGGCTACTAGCCAGTAGCATCGTGTCGTATCTCAACGCCACAGCAAACTACACACAACCAGCTGATAATGAAAATTATGGCGATTGCTTGCCGAATGGCTCTTTCTCGGGCGTTTTAAAGCATTTGATTGCTGGAGATGCCGATGTGAGCTTCAATGCACGCTTTACTTTACCCTGTATGGAGGGGCACATCGAGAAGCTGTATCCGTATTTTAAGCGCAAACTGTACTTGATTGTGCCGGCAGCAAAAATGCAGCCGGAATACTTGATTTTCATTACTGCCTTCACCTACGCGCTTTGGCGGCTGCTCTCATTGAATTTTGTCGTAGTTACAGTGACATTCGCATTGTTGAATCACTGGACGGAACGTTTGCCACATGCGGCGCCAATGAAACACGCCCATTGGTATGAATTAGTCGAAATGTTTGTGAAAACACAACTTGGCGAGCCGGTTGCTGGGTTCTCTAGAATCAGTTCATTGCGTGAATTCCTCATGGCTTGGATACTCTTCAGCTATGTGCTGACCACAATATATTTCGCTAAATTGGAAAGTAGTTTTGTGCAACCGGTCTATGAGGATCAAATGGATTCTTTGGATGATTTGGATAAGCTGGACGTGACCATTTTCGGCGTCCACACGCTATTCACCACAGTACAGCAGGCGCTTAAACCGGCGCATTGGCGTGCTATTGAAAAGCGCGCAGTCTCATTACCGCTTCACTTCTCTTCATTCCAATACGCCTTGCCATTGAGTATGAGGAAGAATGGGCATGTGGCGTTTGTGTTGCGTGGCGAAACAGCAAAGGATTTTGTGCTAAAGTCCTACGATATAGAACGGCGTCGTCCGCGATTTCATGTGGTCAAAGAGTATCTACGTTCAATGCCACAGACTTATATTTTGGAAAGGGGCTCACCATTCCGATATAAATTTCAACTCTACCAGAGCAGCATATTTGAAAGCGGTCTCATGGAGTGCTGGTGCAACAAGAATTTGCATTACAGCAGCCAGAGTGAATCGCAGGAAATGGAGGAGATCTACGTGGAGTTACCGGATGACTCGGAATTCGATTTGAATAATAGTGCAGAAAGCGGCGGTGGCAACGCCAATCGTACCCGAAAAAGGGTGGTGCTGAGCTTGACCATATTACAGGGTGCATTCTACTTATGGTGCTTCGGCATTTTGCTTAGTGTAATAGGTTTTGTGTTGGAATACGTCTATTGGTTGCGGGGAAAGAAGAAGCGTTTTAATGTGGAATAG